The following proteins are encoded in a genomic region of Arcobacter suis CECT 7833:
- the rplT gene encoding 50S ribosomal protein L20, whose protein sequence is MPRVKTGVVRRRRHKKVLKAARGFFSGRRKHFRKAKEQLERSLVYAFRDRRQKKRDIRKLWIIRINAACRLNDINYSRFMNGLKLSGIELDRKILADMAMNDSAAFASLVVTAKSALK, encoded by the coding sequence ATGCCTAGAGTTAAAACTGGTGTTGTAAGAAGAAGAAGACATAAAAAAGTATTAAAAGCTGCTAGAGGTTTTTTCAGTGGTAGAAGAAAACACTTTAGAAAAGCTAAAGAACAATTAGAAAGATCTTTAGTTTATGCTTTCAGAGATAGAAGACAGAAAAAAAGAGACATAAGAAAATTATGGATTATAAGAATCAATGCAGCTTGTAGATTAAATGATATTAACTACTCAAGATTCATGAACGGATTAAAATTATCTGGAATTGAATTAGATAGAAAAATCTTAGCTGATATGGCTATGAATGATTCTGCTGCATTTGCATCTTTAGTAGTAACTGCTAAATCTGCACTAAAATAA
- the rpmI gene encoding 50S ribosomal protein L35, translating to MPKMKTVSGALKRFKVKKNGSIKRGSAFRSHILTKMTQKRKRNLRGPKTVHKTDAGRILVALCKA from the coding sequence ATGCCAAAAATGAAAACTGTTAGTGGCGCTTTAAAAAGATTTAAAGTGAAGAAAAACGGGTCAATTAAAAGAGGTTCTGCTTTTAGAAGCCACATCTTAACAAAAATGACTCAAAAAAGAAAAAGAAATCTACGAGGACCAAAAACTGTTCATAAAACAGACGCTGGAAGAATACTTGTAGCATTATGTAAAGCGTAA
- the infC gene encoding translation initiation factor IF-3, whose translation MNEMITVKEVRCTGDDGTNYGIISTAEALQTADSLGLDLVLIAPDGKPPVAKIMDYGKFRYQQEKKKKEAKKNQKVIVVKEIKLSVKIAENDVNYKVKHAREFIEEGNHVKFRVFLKGREMANPQSGVDVLNKIWPMIEDIAVMDKEPKLEGRYVNMMALPKN comes from the coding sequence ATGAACGAAATGATTACAGTAAAAGAAGTGAGATGTACAGGTGATGATGGTACTAATTATGGAATAATAAGTACAGCTGAAGCACTTCAAACTGCTGATAGTTTAGGTTTAGACTTAGTTTTAATTGCTCCTGATGGAAAACCTCCAGTTGCAAAAATCATGGATTATGGTAAATTTAGATACCAACAAGAAAAAAAGAAAAAAGAAGCTAAAAAAAATCAAAAAGTTATTGTTGTAAAAGAGATAAAACTTTCTGTTAAAATTGCTGAAAATGATGTTAATTATAAAGTAAAACATGCAAGAGAATTCATAGAAGAAGGAAATCATGTTAAATTTAGAGTTTTTCTAAAAGGTAGAGAAATGGCTAATCCACAATCTGGTGTTGATGTTTTAAATAAAATCTGGCCAATGATTGAAGATATTGCAGTTATGGATAAAGAACCAAAACTAGAAGGAAGATACGTTAATATGATGGCTCTTCCAAAAAATTAA
- the thrS gene encoding threonine--tRNA ligase produces MEPIGILKDGQVYDLQTALALNIQGVEIKADDSKESLDILRHSCAHMMAQAIKELYPEAKFFVGPVVKEGFYYDFKIESKISDEDLPTIEKKMKEIADRKLPITRHETTKEEFFEKFKNDELKQAVLKNIKDDTLTIYKQGDFEDLCRGPHLPNTRMIRSFKLTRVAGAYLGGDEKNEMITRIYGIAFFDKQALFDYTRMIEEAKKRDHRKLGTELELFTFNDDVGAGLPMWLPNGARLRSKLEHLLYKAHRVRGYEPVRGPEILKAEMWKISGHYANYKENMYFTTIDDQEYGIKPMNCVGHIQIFKNNLVSYKDLPKKLFEYGVVHRHEMSGAMHGLFRVREFTQDDSHIFCTQDQIKQVIFEVLEFVDSLLKMFDFKYEIEVSTKPEKAIGDDIFWEKTTAGIMDALNEKNIEYGIDEGGGAFYGPKIDIKILDAIGRKWQCGTVQVDMNLPQRFNAEFINDKGEKEQPVMIHRAILGSFERFIGILTEHCAGEFPFVIAPTQVIFVPIADSHLEYAKELQKALVEDGIDSKIFNMNESLNKRIRMAEKERVPMIVVIGDEEVANKSIALRNRRTREQSNMSKDEFISMLNDIISGSKI; encoded by the coding sequence TTGGAACCTATTGGTATATTAAAAGATGGTCAAGTCTACGACCTTCAAACTGCTTTGGCTTTAAATATACAAGGAGTTGAGATTAAAGCTGATGATTCAAAAGAATCTTTAGATATTTTAAGACACTCTTGTGCTCACATGATGGCTCAAGCTATCAAAGAACTTTATCCTGAAGCAAAATTCTTTGTTGGACCTGTTGTAAAAGAAGGTTTTTATTATGATTTTAAAATAGAAAGTAAAATTTCAGATGAAGATTTACCAACTATTGAAAAGAAAATGAAAGAAATCGCAGATAGAAAACTACCTATTACTAGACATGAAACCACAAAAGAAGAGTTTTTCGAAAAATTCAAAAATGATGAATTAAAACAAGCTGTTCTAAAAAATATCAAAGATGATACCTTAACAATATATAAACAAGGTGATTTTGAAGACTTATGTAGAGGTCCTCACTTACCAAATACTAGAATGATAAGAAGTTTTAAACTAACACGAGTTGCTGGTGCTTATCTTGGTGGTGATGAAAAAAATGAGATGATTACTAGAATCTATGGAATTGCATTTTTTGATAAACAAGCTTTATTTGATTACACAAGAATGATTGAAGAAGCTAAAAAAAGAGACCATAGAAAACTTGGAACTGAACTTGAACTTTTCACATTTAATGATGATGTGGGAGCAGGACTTCCTATGTGGTTACCAAATGGTGCAAGACTTAGAAGTAAACTTGAACATCTTTTATATAAAGCTCACAGAGTTAGAGGTTATGAACCAGTTCGAGGACCTGAAATTTTAAAAGCAGAAATGTGGAAAATCTCTGGACATTATGCAAACTATAAAGAAAACATGTATTTTACTACTATTGATGATCAAGAGTATGGAATTAAACCAATGAACTGTGTTGGACATATTCAAATTTTCAAAAACAATTTAGTTTCGTATAAAGACCTACCAAAAAAACTTTTTGAATATGGTGTTGTTCACAGACATGAAATGTCAGGAGCAATGCATGGATTATTTAGAGTTAGAGAATTTACTCAAGATGATTCACATATCTTTTGTACACAAGACCAAATAAAACAAGTAATTTTTGAAGTATTAGAGTTCGTTGATTCTCTTCTTAAAATGTTCGATTTTAAATATGAGATTGAAGTTTCAACAAAACCTGAAAAAGCGATTGGTGATGATATTTTCTGGGAAAAAACAACTGCTGGAATTATGGATGCTTTAAATGAAAAAAATATTGAATATGGAATTGATGAAGGTGGTGGAGCATTTTATGGTCCAAAAATCGACATTAAAATTCTTGATGCAATAGGTAGAAAATGGCAATGTGGAACTGTTCAAGTAGATATGAATTTACCACAAAGATTTAATGCTGAATTTATCAATGACAAAGGTGAAAAAGAACAACCAGTTATGATTCATAGAGCAATTTTAGGTTCTTTTGAAAGATTTATTGGTATTTTAACTGAGCATTGTGCTGGTGAATTTCCATTTGTTATTGCACCAACTCAAGTTATTTTTGTTCCAATTGCAGATTCTCATCTTGAATATGCAAAAGAGTTACAAAAAGCTTTAGTAGAAGATGGTATAGATTCTAAAATCTTTAATATGAACGAAAGTTTAAATAAAAGAATTAGAATGGCAGAAAAAGAGAGAGTTCCAATGATAGTTGTTATTGGAGATGAAGAGGTTGCTAATAAATCTATTGCTTTAAGAAATAGAAGAACTAGAGAACAATCAAACATGAGCAAAGATGAGTTTATATCAATGCTAAATGACATAATAAGCGGGAGCAAAATTTGA
- a CDS encoding DUF3373 family protein — protein sequence MKKNLIVLSCVAAFATTSFSSDVNTEMFKQIQALKAQIEALEKKVAAQETVQTQKVEQPTVTAIDEKRIEKIEKKLDNVSKTATAAKVQSAQDNLKWDVDFRTQVDNIQYKHADGSKSENNALLTNRLWLGAKYKADDNSSFFGKLSYNKAFGDTADHSQSNTNPGYANFDWVTNENATDNTIKLKEAYWLYTKERLFGTDIPWSASVGRRPSTDGLPINIRNDQAANSPLSHTVDVEFDGFSIKFDTENVTGFTGSWLKICGGRGLTNATPRFDMATANTNGAYSTDDEKNIDVDMLGFIAVPYDNGQYSVHMNYAKAWNLIGFDRQSLQNFDGAYKNYKQNPDMNNAYTLQTMTPSFKDVGDIDFATILFKTEGIGNGISDYLDNSIAFASFAASKTNPNSLGMLGSTDSETGTSVWLGVNAPCPILPDSAKIGLEWNKGSKYWRPMTYGEDTYAGSKIATRGQAWEVYRTQKLTDALSFGLSYVYMSYDYTGSNSFFGADGTPMTMAEAQSAGQNPVEEAQDIRAYMRYKF from the coding sequence ATGAAAAAGAATTTAATCGTATTATCTTGTGTTGCTGCATTTGCTACAACATCATTTTCTAGTGATGTTAATACAGAAATGTTTAAACAAATTCAAGCATTAAAAGCTCAAATTGAAGCTTTAGAAAAAAAAGTTGCTGCACAAGAAACTGTACAAACACAAAAAGTTGAACAACCAACAGTTACAGCTATAGATGAAAAAAGAATAGAAAAAATAGAAAAAAAACTTGATAATGTTTCTAAAACAGCAACAGCTGCAAAAGTTCAAAGTGCTCAAGATAATCTAAAATGGGATGTAGATTTCCGAACACAAGTTGATAATATTCAATATAAACATGCTGATGGATCAAAGTCTGAAAATAATGCACTTTTAACAAATAGATTATGGTTAGGTGCGAAATATAAAGCTGATGATAATTCATCGTTTTTTGGTAAATTATCTTATAACAAAGCATTTGGAGATACAGCAGATCACTCTCAATCAAATACAAATCCAGGTTATGCAAACTTTGATTGGGTTACAAATGAAAATGCTACAGATAATACAATCAAACTAAAAGAAGCTTATTGGTTATATACAAAAGAGAGATTATTTGGTACAGATATTCCTTGGTCAGCATCAGTGGGAAGACGACCTTCAACAGATGGATTACCAATCAATATAAGAAATGACCAAGCAGCGAACTCTCCATTATCGCACACTGTTGATGTTGAATTTGATGGATTCTCAATAAAATTTGATACGGAAAATGTTACAGGATTTACAGGTTCTTGGCTTAAAATCTGTGGAGGAAGAGGTTTAACAAATGCAACTCCTAGATTTGATATGGCTACTGCCAATACAAATGGTGCATATTCAACAGATGATGAAAAGAATATTGATGTTGATATGTTAGGATTTATTGCTGTTCCTTATGATAATGGACAATATTCAGTTCATATGAATTATGCAAAAGCTTGGAATTTAATTGGATTTGATAGGCAATCTTTACAAAATTTTGATGGTGCATATAAAAATTATAAACAAAATCCTGATATGAATAATGCATATACTTTGCAAACAATGACTCCATCATTTAAAGATGTTGGGGATATAGATTTTGCAACAATTTTATTTAAAACAGAAGGAATAGGAAATGGTATTTCAGATTATTTAGATAATTCTATTGCTTTTGCTTCATTTGCGGCTAGTAAAACAAATCCAAATTCTTTAGGAATGTTAGGTTCAACTGATTCTGAAACAGGAACTTCAGTTTGGTTAGGAGTAAATGCACCTTGTCCTATTTTACCAGATAGTGCGAAAATTGGATTAGAATGGAATAAAGGAAGCAAATACTGGCGTCCTATGACTTATGGTGAAGATACATACGCTGGAAGCAAAATAGCAACGAGAGGTCAAGCTTGGGAAGTTTACAGAACTCAAAAATTAACTGATGCTTTAAGTTTTGGTCTTAGTTATGTATATATGTCTTATGATTATACAGGTTCAAATTCATTTTTTGGAGCAGATGGTACACCTATGACAATGGCTGAAGCTCAAAGTGCAGGTCAAAATCCAGTAGAAGAAGCTCAAGATATTAGAGCATATATGAGATATAAATTCTAA
- a CDS encoding cytochrome C — protein sequence MKLLKIIMAGTLALGIASTSLSADAVKGQKLFSKLLKGPCDMTGAKFAAKHTQDEWKEIKDSGKFEQEVIKICPNVKAGDLSQSVQENIIDFTIEFANDSGNVPAC from the coding sequence ATGAAATTATTAAAAATTATCATGGCAGGAACATTAGCTTTAGGAATTGCATCAACATCTTTATCTGCTGATGCTGTAAAAGGTCAAAAATTATTTAGTAAATTACTAAAAGGTCCTTGTGATATGACAGGTGCAAAATTTGCAGCTAAACATACACAAGATGAGTGGAAAGAGATCAAAGATAGCGGTAAATTCGAGCAAGAAGTTATCAAAATTTGTCCAAATGTAAAAGCTGGTGATTTAAGTCAATCTGTACAAGAAAACATTATTGATTTTACAATTGAATTTGCAAATGATTCTGGAAATGTTCCAGCTTGTTAG